In Aquificaceae bacterium, a single window of DNA contains:
- a CDS encoding prepilin-type N-terminal cleavage/methylation domain-containing protein: MRTNKGFTLIELLVVVAIIAILAAIAIP; this comes from the coding sequence ATGAGGACCAACAAGGGTTTCACCCTAATTGAGCTCCTTGTAGTGGTCGCCATCATAGCCATACTTGCAGCCATAGCCATACC